CGAAAATACTTAAAGATAAGGTGCGCGGAATAGGGGTGGCGGACATAGAGAGAAAATGGGGAATTAATTTATTCTTTTTTAAGAGTTTCGCCCGTTGAGAAACCCCGAAGCGATGCTGTTCGTCAATAACCACGAAAACCAAATCATTAAAAACAACACCTTTCTGAATTAAAGCGTGAGTGCCGATAATGATTTTGATTTTTCCCAAAGCGATTTTTTCCAAAAGCTCGCTTTTTTTAATTTCGGTTTCCAAACCGTCTCCGTAAAAAACTTTTGTTTGCGCTGAAGTGATAAGAGCCAATCCTTTTTCAAAATCAGGAAAAAATTTAATGAAAGTTTGATAATGCTGATGAGCCAAAATTTCTGTCGGAGCCATAAAAACACTTTGATGATTTTCTTCCGCTGAAGCTAAAGCGGCCAAAGCGGCGACAATGGTTTTACCCGAGCCGACATCACCCTGAAGCAGGCGGTTCATCGGGTGGTTTTTCTCCAAATCCTGAACAATTTCCCAGAGAGATTGTTTTTGGGAAAGCGTTAATTCAAAAGGCAAATGATTAATAATTTCCTTCAGCCATTCAATGTCTATTTTTAGAGGAACGGCCTTTTTCTGATTGAGTTTCAAGCGCTGTAAAATATTGGAAAGCTGGAGAAAAAAAAGATCTTCAAAGGCAAAACGTTTTTTTGCTTCCCGCGCCTCTTTCAAATTTTCAGGAAAATGGATTTTTTGAATCGCGGAATTTATTTCCGGCAGATTATTTTTTTTGAGCACCGAAGCCGGTAAAAATTCGGGAATTTTTTCCAAATTTTCAAGAATGGGTTTTATTAAATAACGGATTCCTTTTGAAGTCAGACCCTTGGTTTCCGGATAAATAGGCACCAGGCGGCCGGTGTGTTTTGTTTCTTCCTCCTCGTTTTCCTCGTTTAGAATTTCATAAATCGGATTGGAAAGATAAAGTTTATTTTTTGAAAGAGAAATTTTTCCGGCAAAATTAGCCAATCTTCCTTCTCGGAGAATATCTTTCAAATAGGGCTGATTAAACCAAATCGCCCGGATACTGCCGGTCTTATCGCTGATTAACGCCTCAACTAAAACCATTCTTCTCTGCCAAGTGCGATGCAAAGAAATTTCAGTGATTATTCCTTGAACGGTTGCCTGCTGTCCGGCTTTAAGCTCGGCAATTTTGTAAATCTGGGAAAAATCTTCATAGCGGAAGGGGAAATGCAAAAGTAAATCACCAACTGTTTCAATTTTAAAATTTTTAAAGCGTTCCAAAAATTTTGGTCCGATGCCGTAAATTTCGGAAAGAGAAGTCTTGAGATTTAGCATAAGAGTCCGCCCACCAGGAATCGAACCTGGAACCGTCTCCTTAAGAGGGAGCTGCTCTGCCAATTAAGCTATGGGCGGTATTCAAATTATACATTCACCAATCCTCAATTTCCACCTCTAAATTTTCATTATTTTTTTTACTATTGTAATTCCACGATCGTGGAATTACAATAGTAACTAAAATTT
This DNA window, taken from bacterium, encodes the following:
- the recG gene encoding ATP-dependent DNA helicase RecG, which translates into the protein MLNLKTSLSEIYGIGPKFLERFKNFKIETVGDLLLHFPFRYEDFSQIYKIAELKAGQQATVQGIITEISLHRTWQRRMVLVEALISDKTGSIRAIWFNQPYLKDILREGRLANFAGKISLSKNKLYLSNPIYEILNEENEEEETKHTGRLVPIYPETKGLTSKGIRYLIKPILENLEKIPEFLPASVLKKNNLPEINSAIQKIHFPENLKEAREAKKRFAFEDLFFLQLSNILQRLKLNQKKAVPLKIDIEWLKEIINHLPFELTLSQKQSLWEIVQDLEKNHPMNRLLQGDVGSGKTIVAALAALASAEENHQSVFMAPTEILAHQHYQTFIKFFPDFEKGLALITSAQTKVFYGDGLETEIKKSELLEKIALGKIKIIIGTHALIQKGVVFNDLVFVVIDEQHRFGVSQRAKLLKKNKLIPHFLSMSATPIPRTLSLSIFGDLDLSTITELPKNRKAIVTKVVAPTNRDKAYAFIRGQVKKGRQVFVICPRIDADTQIDANNNIRINQLNQYKSALLLETKAVKEEYEKLKNKIFPDLRVAMLHGKIKSKDKELIMNKFKDGETDILVSTSVVEVGVDIPNAVIMMIEGAERFGLAQLYQFRGRVGRGVYQSFCFLFTDSSAKTTQQRLQSIVEAKNGLELAEKDLEIRGPGEFLGKNQTGVPDLAMKAIQNPELVKNSRKAALEILQKDPKLIAYPLLKEKLKKFSKEVHLE